Proteins from a single region of Geothrix sp. PMB-07:
- a CDS encoding acetate/propionate family kinase has protein sequence MFVLILNAGSSSLKFNLFDMAKEVSIAEGMAERIGIADANLACVIEGDKRKEVMDLPTHKEALEAILERLRATVLHETPIHAVGHRVVHGGPKYGDSVLVTEEVIQDIEHFAMYAPLHNPANALGIRTAMAAFPDVPHVAVFDTAFHHNIPDHARIYGIPYDLSQKYGIRRYGFHGTSHAYVAARTAILLCRPLRALKIVTCHIGNGTSICAVHNGKSVDTSMGMTPLQGVIMGTRCGTIDPSVVEMLMEYEHLDYNGITDLLNKKSGLLGISGVSSDFREIERAAEQGNDRARLARDLLTYNVRQYIGAYATVLDGVDAITFTAGIGTHSTFVRAKVCSKLSFLGVKLDKEANEHGTGERIISAPDSKVVVTVVPTNEELMIARETVR, from the coding sequence GTGTTCGTTCTCATCCTGAATGCCGGCTCGTCGAGCCTGAAGTTCAACCTCTTTGACATGGCCAAAGAGGTTTCCATCGCCGAGGGCATGGCTGAGCGCATCGGCATCGCCGATGCCAACCTGGCCTGCGTCATCGAGGGCGACAAGCGCAAGGAGGTGATGGACCTTCCCACCCACAAGGAGGCCCTGGAAGCCATTTTGGAGCGGCTGCGCGCCACGGTGCTGCACGAAACCCCCATCCATGCCGTGGGCCACCGCGTGGTGCATGGCGGCCCCAAGTACGGCGATTCGGTGCTGGTCACGGAAGAAGTCATCCAGGACATCGAACACTTCGCCATGTATGCGCCCCTGCACAACCCCGCCAACGCCTTGGGCATCCGCACGGCCATGGCCGCCTTCCCGGATGTGCCCCACGTCGCGGTGTTCGACACGGCCTTCCACCACAACATCCCTGATCATGCCCGCATTTACGGCATCCCCTACGACCTGAGCCAGAAGTACGGCATCCGCCGCTACGGCTTCCACGGCACGAGCCACGCCTATGTGGCCGCCCGCACCGCCATCCTGCTCTGCCGCCCGCTCCGCGCCCTCAAGATCGTCACCTGCCACATCGGCAACGGCACCAGCATCTGCGCCGTGCACAACGGCAAGAGCGTGGACACCAGCATGGGCATGACCCCCCTGCAGGGCGTCATCATGGGTACCCGCTGCGGCACCATCGATCCCAGCGTGGTGGAAATGCTCATGGAATACGAGCACCTCGATTACAACGGCATCACCGACCTGCTCAACAAGAAATCCGGCCTGCTGGGCATCTCCGGCGTGTCCTCCGATTTCCGTGAGATTGAGCGCGCCGCCGAACAGGGCAATGATCGCGCCCGCCTGGCCCGCGACCTCCTGACCTACAACGTGCGTCAGTACATCGGTGCCTACGCCACCGTGCTTGACGGCGTCGACGCCATCACCTTCACGGCCGGCATCGGCACCCACAGCACCTTCGTGCGCGCCAAGGTCTGCAGCAAGCTGAGTTTCCTGGGCGTCAAGCTCGACAAGGAAGCCAACGAGCACGGCACCGGGGAAAGGATCATCAGCGCCCCCGACTCCAAGGTCGTGGTCACCGTGGTGCCCACCAATGAGGAATTGATGATCGCCCGGGAAACCGTTCGTTAG
- a CDS encoding efflux RND transporter periplasmic adaptor subunit — translation MQKRWIIVSVAGLAAATGMFLTLKGGDGKSKKAEANTPFRVGKVQAEDLQVSVREVGVVDPLIKVDVKSTVSGRIVQLKVREGASVRSGEVLAEVEPDVNQAQTLSDVQGSVSQARVSFKNAERDFAQQAELFKAGLISDQAFRGAKTARDLAEELYKAAQTRYQIVEDRGIPISGNASTQLARVTAPMNGVIIKRGVELGDTITSGVSSFNAGTVVFTVADLASLIVKVNLNEVDIAKVKVGQPVRVTLDAYPQRAFTGKVRFVAPAADLVEKIKVFRVEVALDELTDSFKTGMSANVEILGEKRDKAVSIPLEALQRRDGQTVVYRMKENVTPQDIAKAKDGLTGRGKFIWLSDHWKEYFEVVPVKAGIATLERVEILSGLKANDQVSLEDPSKKKVEKDDENN, via the coding sequence ATGCAGAAGCGGTGGATCATTGTCTCCGTGGCCGGTCTGGCCGCGGCGACGGGCATGTTCTTGACCTTGAAGGGCGGCGATGGCAAGTCCAAGAAGGCCGAAGCGAACACCCCCTTCCGCGTGGGCAAAGTGCAGGCTGAAGACCTGCAAGTGAGCGTGCGCGAGGTTGGCGTGGTGGATCCCCTCATCAAGGTCGATGTGAAATCCACGGTGTCGGGCCGCATTGTCCAGTTGAAGGTGCGCGAAGGTGCTTCAGTCCGCTCCGGCGAGGTGCTTGCCGAGGTCGAACCCGACGTCAACCAGGCCCAAACGCTTTCCGATGTGCAGGGCAGCGTCTCCCAGGCCCGGGTCAGTTTCAAGAATGCCGAGCGGGACTTCGCCCAGCAGGCGGAATTGTTCAAAGCCGGTCTCATATCCGACCAGGCTTTCCGCGGCGCCAAGACCGCCCGCGACCTGGCCGAGGAACTCTACAAGGCCGCCCAGACCCGCTATCAGATTGTCGAGGACCGGGGCATTCCCATCAGCGGCAACGCCTCCACCCAGCTGGCCCGAGTCACCGCGCCCATGAACGGCGTGATCATCAAGCGGGGCGTCGAACTGGGCGATACCATCACCTCCGGCGTCAGCTCCTTCAATGCGGGCACCGTGGTCTTCACGGTGGCCGATCTGGCCTCGCTCATCGTGAAGGTGAACCTCAACGAGGTGGACATCGCCAAGGTGAAGGTGGGCCAGCCCGTGCGCGTCACCCTGGATGCCTATCCCCAACGCGCCTTCACAGGCAAAGTCCGTTTTGTGGCCCCCGCCGCCGACCTGGTGGAGAAGATCAAGGTCTTCCGGGTGGAAGTGGCCCTGGATGAACTCACGGATTCCTTCAAGACGGGCATGAGCGCCAACGTGGAGATCCTCGGCGAGAAGCGCGACAAGGCCGTGAGCATCCCCCTGGAGGCCCTGCAACGCCGGGATGGCCAAACGGTGGTCTACCGCATGAAGGAGAACGTCACCCCCCAGGACATCGCCAAGGCCAAGGACGGCCTCACGGGTCGTGGCAAGTTCATCTGGCTCTCCGATCACTGGAAGGAATACTTCGAGGTGGTGCCCGTGAAGGCCGGCATCGCCACGCTGGAGCGGGTGGAGATCCTGTCGGGACTGAAGGCCAACGATCAGGTGAGCCTCGAAGACCCCAGCAAGAAGAAAGTCGAGAAAGATGATGAGAACAACTAG
- a CDS encoding ABC transporter ATP-binding protein: MMRTTSPIIQTQALTKVYGSNGTAVHALRGIDFSVEKGEFVALIGPSGSGKSTLMAILGCLDLPTAGTYTLDGRQVQGLAGGELARIRNEKVGFVFQSYNLLPKASIARNVELPMLYAGVGRKERRERALALLEKVGIADKADKLPATLSGGQKQRVAVARALANEPALLLADEPTGALDSKTGAEVLELFHELHQQGNTILLVTHDPSIAAQAERRVEIRDGLIALAEGVA; this comes from the coding sequence ATGATGAGAACAACTAGCCCCATAATCCAAACCCAGGCCCTCACCAAGGTCTACGGCTCCAACGGCACCGCGGTGCATGCGCTGCGCGGCATCGATTTCAGCGTGGAAAAGGGCGAGTTCGTGGCCCTCATCGGCCCCTCGGGCTCGGGCAAGTCCACCCTCATGGCCATCCTGGGCTGCCTCGATCTGCCCACGGCGGGCACCTACACACTGGACGGTCGCCAGGTTCAGGGCCTGGCGGGCGGCGAGCTGGCCCGCATCCGCAATGAGAAGGTCGGCTTCGTCTTCCAGAGCTACAACCTGCTGCCCAAGGCCAGCATCGCCCGCAACGTGGAGCTGCCCATGCTTTACGCGGGAGTGGGCCGCAAGGAGCGACGCGAGCGAGCTTTGGCCCTGTTGGAGAAGGTGGGCATCGCCGACAAGGCGGACAAGCTACCTGCCACCCTTTCGGGTGGCCAGAAGCAGCGCGTGGCCGTGGCCCGCGCCCTGGCCAACGAACCGGCCCTGCTGCTGGCCGACGAACCCACGGGCGCCCTGGACTCCAAGACCGGTGCTGAAGTGCTTGAGCTGTTCCACGAGCTGCACCAGCAGGGCAACACCATCCTGCTGGTCACCCACGACCCTTCCATCGCCGCCCAGGCGGAACGCCGGGTGGAGATTCGCGACGGCCTCATCGCCCTGGCCGAGGGAGTGGCCTAG
- a CDS encoding ABC transporter permease, producing MKTSGAFRERLHGAWTEIRENLGRSVLQALGVLLGVASVLGGFSISDSQRKRSDEMFVKMGGLDKLNVQPKAAIKDGRPTALQQANLGLRDADAIGGEALKADAIQGVSRQRNARSRVVSAYADQDRQISGIGGDYIPANGYGIAQGRGFSNTEMETGASVVVLGTEAANTFFPKGDALGATLKIGDIPVTVIGTFEERVFRFREGQGNQFWWRNRIIAVPANLVQRRMNGDAYRRVDRVTFRIPDMGAMSGFAAQMKNLLTANHRLQEDFRLDDVAARIRRRQSQGDVYNIIFMLSGVLALVGGGIVNVNIQMASLKERVREVGVKMAIGASGREIFKGFMTEALLLTALGGCAGLILGIGFSWIITTSIGIPLYMTSSSFIWAYGLAAAFGFLFALYPAWKASRLSPMEALRYE from the coding sequence ATGAAGACTTCCGGCGCCTTCCGCGAACGGCTGCACGGGGCCTGGACGGAGATCCGGGAGAACCTCGGGCGCTCGGTGCTGCAAGCCCTCGGCGTGCTGCTGGGCGTGGCCTCGGTGCTGGGCGGATTCTCCATCTCCGACAGCCAGCGCAAGCGCTCTGATGAGATGTTCGTGAAGATGGGTGGCCTGGACAAGCTCAACGTCCAGCCCAAAGCCGCCATCAAGGACGGCCGCCCCACGGCCCTCCAGCAGGCGAATCTCGGGCTGCGCGACGCCGACGCCATCGGTGGCGAGGCCCTCAAGGCCGACGCCATCCAGGGCGTGAGCCGCCAAAGGAACGCACGGTCCCGAGTGGTATCCGCCTACGCCGATCAGGATCGCCAGATCAGCGGCATCGGCGGCGATTACATCCCCGCCAATGGGTACGGCATCGCCCAAGGCCGGGGCTTCTCGAACACCGAGATGGAAACCGGTGCTTCCGTGGTGGTGCTGGGCACCGAGGCCGCCAACACCTTCTTCCCCAAAGGCGACGCCCTGGGGGCCACTCTGAAGATCGGCGACATCCCGGTGACCGTCATCGGCACCTTCGAGGAGCGGGTTTTCCGCTTCCGCGAAGGCCAGGGCAATCAGTTCTGGTGGCGCAACCGCATCATCGCCGTGCCTGCAAATCTGGTGCAGCGGCGCATGAACGGCGACGCCTACCGCCGCGTGGACCGGGTGACCTTCCGCATCCCAGACATGGGCGCCATGAGCGGCTTCGCCGCCCAGATGAAGAACCTGCTCACGGCGAACCACCGCCTGCAGGAGGATTTCCGCCTGGATGATGTGGCCGCGCGCATCCGCCGCCGTCAGAGCCAGGGCGATGTCTACAACATCATCTTCATGCTCTCGGGCGTGCTGGCCCTCGTGGGCGGCGGCATCGTGAACGTGAACATCCAGATGGCCAGCCTCAAGGAGCGGGTGCGCGAGGTGGGCGTGAAGATGGCCATTGGCGCTTCCGGCCGCGAAATCTTCAAAGGCTTCATGACCGAAGCCTTGCTGCTCACGGCCCTCGGAGGCTGCGCGGGGTTGATCCTGGGCATCGGCTTTTCCTGGATCATCACCACCAGCATCGGCATCCCGCTCTACATGACCTCCTCCAGCTTCATCTGGGCCTATGGCCTGGCCGCTGCCTTCGGCTTCCTCTTCGCGCTCTATCCGGCCTGGAAGGCCAGTCGGCTGTCCCCCATGGAGGCCCTGCGCTATGAGTAA
- a CDS encoding ABC transporter permease: MSNEATLLRAPGPSLLNGEAPAPAAPSRGFNAGMLWEIVRTGLVELWAHKVRSLLTLTLLMLGVFALVVMTSVLDGVMDKISTGFAGMSWDGTVRIAPKTAETSEERKRFNMSPGLRYEDLSRITTPNAKVLAYLPRAQKNVPVRVLGDTERIFVNGVTPEYSQWMNRPIGLGRGLTEDDERRRSTVAVVGATLASKLFGGGDPVGRDLVVEGVPFRIVGVQAPGQIFNDENYFDANGILIPLQTYMDRMDPAHKLAQVTVKLRRPEDMGEISAALLGRVRQAHHGIEDVEVVDLDAEAAKAYQNFLEQMRGWKIVLLSLAGTVLLVGGVGVLSVMLISFSDRRFEIGLRKALGASDQEIFIQFLLEAVVLAAIGALLGTLSGGLLCQALSASFPYGLVVNPIGLITAWVVALTLAVVFGLYPAFRAMRLSPMEAMR; the protein is encoded by the coding sequence ATGAGTAACGAGGCAACGCTCCTCCGGGCCCCCGGCCCCTCCCTGCTCAATGGCGAGGCCCCTGCCCCGGCCGCCCCATCCCGCGGGTTCAATGCGGGCATGCTCTGGGAAATCGTCCGCACCGGTCTGGTGGAACTCTGGGCCCACAAGGTGCGCAGTCTCCTGACCCTCACCCTGCTGATGCTGGGCGTCTTTGCGCTCGTGGTGATGACCTCCGTGCTCGATGGCGTCATGGACAAGATCAGCACCGGCTTCGCGGGCATGAGCTGGGATGGCACGGTGCGCATCGCGCCGAAGACTGCTGAGACGAGTGAGGAGCGCAAGCGATTCAACATGAGTCCCGGCCTTCGTTACGAAGACCTCAGCCGCATCACCACGCCCAATGCCAAGGTGTTGGCCTACCTCCCCCGGGCTCAGAAGAACGTCCCCGTCCGGGTGCTGGGCGACACCGAACGCATTTTCGTGAACGGCGTGACGCCGGAGTATTCGCAGTGGATGAACCGCCCCATCGGCCTGGGCCGCGGCCTCACGGAAGATGACGAGCGGCGTCGTTCCACCGTGGCCGTAGTCGGTGCCACCCTGGCCAGCAAGCTCTTCGGCGGCGGCGATCCCGTGGGCCGCGACCTGGTGGTGGAGGGCGTGCCCTTCCGCATCGTAGGGGTTCAGGCGCCCGGACAGATCTTCAATGACGAAAACTACTTTGACGCCAACGGCATCCTGATCCCCCTGCAGACCTACATGGATCGCATGGATCCAGCCCACAAGCTGGCCCAGGTGACCGTGAAGCTCCGGCGCCCCGAGGACATGGGTGAGATCTCCGCCGCCCTGCTGGGACGAGTCCGCCAGGCGCACCACGGCATCGAGGATGTGGAAGTGGTGGATCTGGATGCCGAAGCGGCCAAGGCCTATCAGAATTTCCTGGAGCAGATGCGCGGCTGGAAGATCGTGCTGCTCAGTCTCGCCGGCACGGTGCTGCTGGTGGGCGGCGTGGGTGTGCTGTCCGTGATGCTCATCAGCTTCAGCGACCGACGTTTCGAGATCGGCCTGCGCAAGGCGCTTGGCGCCTCGGACCAGGAGATCTTCATCCAGTTCCTGCTGGAAGCCGTGGTGCTGGCCGCCATTGGCGCCCTGCTGGGCACCCTCAGCGGGGGCCTGCTCTGCCAGGCCCTTTCCGCCAGCTTCCCCTATGGCCTAGTGGTGAATCCCATCGGCCTCATCACAGCCTGGGTGGTGGCCCTGACTCTGGCCGTGGTCTTCGGCCTCTACCCCGCCTTCCGTGCCATGCGCCTCAGCCCCATGGAAGCCATGCGGTAA
- the arfB gene encoding alternative ribosome rescue aminoacyl-tRNA hydrolase ArfB — MADPIHVTASVRIPADAIRFKAVRAGGAGGQNVNKVSSKVELRIDLTAIEGLPEDALIRLRVAQRNRLDAEGLWMITSDRTRNQLKNLDDAREKAVEAIREALVRPITRRATKPTKGSKERRLDSKKRASEVKRRRSGPLE; from the coding sequence ATGGCTGATCCCATCCACGTCACCGCCTCCGTTCGCATCCCTGCCGACGCCATCCGCTTCAAGGCGGTGCGGGCCGGGGGCGCGGGCGGGCAGAACGTGAACAAGGTGTCCTCCAAGGTGGAGCTGCGCATCGATCTGACTGCCATCGAGGGCCTTCCCGAGGATGCGTTGATCCGCCTGCGCGTGGCCCAGCGGAACCGCCTGGATGCGGAAGGCCTCTGGATGATCACCAGCGACCGCACCCGTAACCAGCTCAAGAACCTGGACGATGCCCGCGAGAAGGCCGTCGAGGCCATCCGCGAGGCCCTGGTGCGCCCCATCACCCGTCGCGCCACCAAGCCCACCAAAGGCTCCAAGGAGCGGCGCCTTGATTCCAAGAAGCGGGCCTCCGAGGTCAAGCGGCGCCGGAGCGGCCCCCTGGAGTAA
- a CDS encoding DUF6526 family protein, with protein sequence MPAPQTYANHRRLEPLQHFVLTPILLITWIATIWQAIKFPSLHSVWVAVLGFVILMVAMQVRMYALKVQDRVIRLEETLRMERILPAELKERIPELSVKQMVGLRFAADAELAQRVREALDEKLDGEAIKKRIQTWRPDDFRV encoded by the coding sequence ATGCCCGCACCTCAGACCTATGCCAACCACCGACGTCTGGAGCCACTGCAGCACTTCGTGCTGACACCCATCCTGCTCATCACCTGGATCGCCACCATCTGGCAGGCCATCAAGTTCCCGAGCCTGCACAGCGTGTGGGTGGCTGTTCTGGGCTTCGTCATTCTGATGGTGGCGATGCAGGTGCGGATGTATGCCCTGAAAGTGCAGGATCGCGTCATCCGCCTGGAGGAGACCCTCCGCATGGAACGCATCCTTCCAGCGGAGCTGAAGGAACGCATCCCAGAACTCTCGGTGAAGCAGATGGTCGGACTGCGCTTTGCCGCTGATGCGGAGCTGGCGCAACGGGTGCGGGAAGCCCTCGATGAAAAGCTCGATGGCGAAGCCATCAAGAAGCGCATCCAAACCTGGCGCCCGGATGACTTCAGGGTCTGA
- a CDS encoding bifunctional methionine sulfoxide reductase B/A protein, whose translation MGPRTILGSIACTVALAAFGFTVSNNHRSASAAAPSAREEALTDSKKPSAAELKQKLTPMQYHVTQEAGTEPPFRNEFWNEHRDGIYVDVVSGKPLFTSKDKFDSGCGWPSFTKPLEAEDVVEKRDASLGMVRTEVRSKDADSHLGHVFDDGPRDRGGLRYCINSAALRFIPVEDLEKEGLGSFLPLFGKAAPAPKEAKEEVATLAGGCFWGMEDLLRKQPGVLKTEVGYTGGKVAHATYQNHEGHAEAVEIYFDPTKTTYEALLRFFFRMHDPTTLNRQGNDMGTSYRSAIFYHSEAQRLTAERVKAEVDASGKWKRPIVTEITAAGPWWKAEEYHQDYLIKNPGGYTCHWVRD comes from the coding sequence ATGGGACCACGCACCATCCTGGGCAGCATCGCCTGCACGGTGGCCTTGGCGGCCTTCGGATTCACTGTTTCAAACAACCATAGGTCTGCCAGCGCGGCAGCCCCGTCCGCCCGAGAGGAAGCTCTGACCGATTCCAAGAAGCCCAGCGCCGCTGAACTGAAGCAGAAGCTCACGCCCATGCAGTATCACGTCACCCAGGAAGCGGGCACGGAGCCGCCCTTCCGCAACGAATTCTGGAACGAGCACCGGGATGGCATCTATGTCGATGTCGTCAGCGGCAAGCCCCTGTTCACCTCCAAGGACAAGTTCGATTCCGGCTGCGGGTGGCCCAGCTTCACGAAGCCGCTGGAGGCTGAGGATGTGGTGGAGAAGCGCGATGCCTCCTTGGGCATGGTGCGCACCGAAGTCCGGTCCAAGGATGCGGATTCCCACCTGGGGCATGTGTTCGATGATGGCCCGCGGGACCGCGGCGGGCTGCGCTACTGCATCAACAGCGCCGCCCTGCGCTTCATTCCTGTGGAGGATCTCGAGAAGGAGGGGCTGGGCAGCTTCCTGCCGCTCTTCGGCAAGGCCGCGCCCGCGCCGAAGGAGGCCAAGGAGGAAGTCGCCACCTTGGCCGGGGGCTGCTTCTGGGGCATGGAGGACCTGCTCCGCAAACAGCCAGGTGTCCTCAAGACTGAGGTGGGCTACACCGGCGGGAAGGTGGCCCATGCCACTTACCAGAACCACGAGGGGCACGCCGAGGCCGTCGAGATTTACTTCGACCCTACCAAGACCACCTATGAGGCCCTGCTGCGCTTCTTCTTCCGCATGCACGACCCCACCACCCTGAACCGCCAGGGCAATGACATGGGCACCTCGTACCGCAGCGCCATCTTCTACCACTCCGAGGCCCAGCGGCTGACCGCCGAGCGGGTGAAGGCGGAAGTGGATGCCAGCGGCAAATGGAAGCGGCCCATTGTTACGGAAATCACCGCCGCGGGCCCCTGGTGGAAGGCCGAGGAATACCACCAGGATTACCTGATCAAGAACCCTGGTGGGTATACCTGCCACTGGGTACGGGATTAG
- a CDS encoding DNA topoisomerase 3, giving the protein MGRAVAEALGLPGRGRSLIEGNGLVVTWCVGHLVEALNPEGYDPAWKAWRWDRLPIFPEPFRYVAIPQTRDQFDVVARLLNREDITEVVNATDAGREGELIFDLVYRLADCTKPVLRFWTSSLTPEAIQEAYQAMKPGEAYTGLREAARSRQEADWLVGINATRAQTLRMRRAGAEEGVWSVGRVQTPTLALLVRRELEIRDFKPQPFWTLRARFAHPNGTYEGRWFKETEGQTQERFATEEEARGLAAKLEGKPGRIRSATGRTEKKKPELLYDLTALQKEANKRFNLTAEETLGLAQNLYEKQLISYPRTNSRHLTEADAQKAPQWIKSLAQGQLTELGPFLDELRKRWPVKLDKRFVNDKEVEDHAALVPTEKPARGLVGDELRIYELIARRFLGAYFPDRVEAKTTIITEVEGETFKTNGTIVKEEGWSAVDPPHRRKKVGMTADQAEAEAGAKGHLPKAGPQGEAQDVPSEEEADEETEGGLPLVKKGEGVEVASLHPKEGKTTPPKRMSEGDLLSAMQGAGRDLDDEALRGAMKDCGLGTPATRANMIETLIKRAYIERKRNVLLPTDKGIRLIQSLPAEALCSAELTGNWEARLERMRRGEEAREAFMADIRGFVAGVVADLQEAPAPQIHGSPCPKCGQPMRVIPSTRRGDFFHRCSPCNLMEPVPKTS; this is encoded by the coding sequence ATGGGCCGCGCCGTGGCGGAGGCCCTCGGGTTGCCCGGCAGGGGAAGGAGCCTCATCGAGGGCAACGGCCTGGTGGTGACCTGGTGCGTGGGCCACCTGGTGGAGGCCCTGAATCCCGAAGGCTACGATCCCGCCTGGAAGGCTTGGCGCTGGGACCGCCTGCCCATCTTTCCCGAACCCTTCCGGTACGTGGCCATTCCGCAGACCCGCGACCAGTTCGATGTGGTGGCGCGCCTGCTCAATCGCGAAGACATCACCGAAGTGGTGAACGCCACGGACGCCGGACGCGAAGGCGAGTTGATCTTCGACCTGGTGTACCGGCTGGCCGACTGCACCAAGCCCGTGTTGCGCTTCTGGACCTCCAGCCTCACGCCAGAAGCCATCCAGGAGGCCTACCAGGCCATGAAGCCCGGCGAGGCCTACACGGGCCTGCGGGAGGCCGCCCGCAGCCGCCAGGAGGCCGACTGGCTCGTGGGTATCAACGCCACCCGCGCCCAGACCCTGCGCATGCGCCGGGCCGGCGCCGAGGAAGGCGTGTGGAGCGTGGGCCGGGTGCAGACACCGACGCTGGCCCTCCTGGTGCGCCGGGAACTGGAAATCCGCGACTTCAAGCCCCAGCCCTTCTGGACCCTGCGGGCCCGCTTCGCGCATCCCAACGGAACCTACGAAGGCCGCTGGTTCAAGGAAACCGAAGGGCAAACCCAAGAGCGCTTCGCCACCGAGGAAGAGGCCCGCGGTCTCGCCGCCAAGCTGGAAGGCAAGCCAGGGAGGATTCGGAGCGCCACCGGCCGCACGGAGAAGAAGAAGCCCGAGCTGCTCTACGACCTCACGGCCCTGCAGAAGGAAGCCAACAAGCGCTTCAACCTCACGGCCGAGGAAACCCTGGGCCTGGCCCAGAACCTCTACGAGAAGCAGCTCATCTCGTACCCCCGCACCAACAGCCGGCACCTCACGGAAGCCGATGCCCAGAAGGCCCCGCAGTGGATCAAGTCACTGGCCCAAGGTCAGCTCACGGAGCTGGGGCCCTTTCTCGACGAGCTCCGCAAGCGATGGCCCGTGAAGCTGGACAAGCGGTTCGTGAACGACAAGGAAGTGGAGGATCACGCCGCCCTGGTGCCCACAGAAAAACCCGCACGCGGTCTGGTGGGCGACGAGCTGCGCATTTACGAGCTCATCGCACGACGCTTCCTCGGGGCCTATTTCCCGGATCGGGTGGAGGCCAAGACCACCATCATCACGGAGGTTGAAGGCGAGACCTTCAAGACCAACGGCACCATCGTGAAGGAGGAGGGCTGGTCCGCCGTGGATCCCCCCCACCGCCGCAAGAAAGTCGGCATGACCGCGGATCAGGCCGAGGCCGAAGCAGGAGCGAAGGGCCACCTGCCGAAGGCAGGCCCGCAGGGCGAGGCACAGGATGTGCCGAGTGAAGAAGAGGCCGACGAGGAAACCGAAGGTGGACTGCCCCTGGTGAAGAAAGGCGAAGGCGTCGAAGTGGCCTCGCTGCATCCGAAGGAAGGCAAGACCACGCCTCCCAAGCGCATGAGCGAGGGGGATCTCCTGTCCGCCATGCAGGGCGCCGGTCGTGATCTCGACGACGAGGCCCTGCGTGGCGCCATGAAGGATTGCGGCCTGGGCACGCCCGCCACCCGCGCCAACATGATTGAAACCCTCATCAAACGCGCCTACATCGAACGCAAACGGAATGTGCTGCTGCCGACGGACAAGGGCATCCGCCTGATCCAAAGCCTTCCAGCCGAAGCCCTCTGCAGCGCCGAACTGACCGGCAACTGGGAGGCCCGGCTAGAGCGGATGCGGCGGGGCGAGGAGGCCCGTGAAGCCTTCATGGCCGATATCCGCGGCTTCGTCGCCGGGGTGGTCGCCGACCTGCAGGAGGCCCCGGCCCCGCAGATTCACGGCAGCCCCTGCCCCAAGTGCGGCCAACCCATGCGGGTGATCCCCAGTACCCGCCGCGGCGACTTCTTCCATCGCTGTTCGCCCTGCAACCTCATGGAGCCGGTGCCCAAGACTTCATGA
- a CDS encoding PAS domain-containing protein: protein MVEVHPRLLSEEYAVLVEQAPILIWRAGTDGLCDYFNQRWLDFTGRTMAQEAGNGWAEGVHPEDLQPCLDTYLDHFGRHATFEMEYRLRRHDGAWRWIFDRGVPMFNEAGEFAGYIGSCTDVTARVEAQAALAAAQASQIKALQELLPLCMFCKKIKKVDGAWQALDEYIHSHSGTDFSHGVCPDCYPNYSAGLKAEVEAYRKEKSR, encoded by the coding sequence ATGGTCGAGGTTCATCCCAGGCTCCTGTCCGAGGAATACGCCGTCCTGGTCGAACAGGCCCCCATCCTGATCTGGCGGGCTGGCACTGACGGCCTTTGCGACTACTTCAACCAGCGGTGGTTGGATTTCACGGGGCGTACCATGGCCCAGGAAGCCGGCAACGGCTGGGCCGAGGGCGTTCATCCGGAGGATCTGCAGCCTTGCCTCGACACCTACCTTGATCACTTCGGCCGCCACGCCACCTTCGAGATGGAATACCGGCTGCGGCGCCACGACGGGGCCTGGCGCTGGATTTTCGACCGGGGCGTGCCCATGTTCAATGAGGCGGGGGAATTTGCAGGCTACATCGGCAGTTGCACGGATGTCACCGCCCGGGTGGAGGCCCAGGCGGCTCTGGCCGCAGCCCAGGCAAGCCAAATCAAGGCCCTCCAGGAACTGCTGCCGCTTTGCATGTTCTGCAAGAAGATCAAGAAGGTCGATGGGGCCTGGCAGGCCTTGGATGAATACATCCACTCCCACTCGGGCACGGATTTCAGCCACGGGGTATGCCCGGACTGCTACCCGAACTACTCTGCCGGGCTCAAGGCCGAGGTCGAAGCCTATCGGAAGGAGAAGTCCCGCTAG
- a CDS encoding bacteriohemerythrin, translating into MPMALWSHQFETGIELIDAQHQMLFDSLNQLDAAVLDGSSARKVEEGLAVIARQSIRHFQSEETFMKELEYPARIRHSEEHHQLILQVRTIQYLQAKGEPVTAEVTEFLTDWFDHHIKEADMDYVRYVKVPSLSR; encoded by the coding sequence ATGCCCATGGCGCTTTGGAGCCACCAGTTTGAAACAGGCATCGAACTCATTGATGCCCAGCACCAGATGCTTTTCGATTCCTTGAACCAGCTGGACGCGGCGGTGCTGGACGGCTCCTCAGCCCGGAAGGTGGAGGAGGGGCTGGCCGTGATTGCGCGCCAAAGCATCCGGCATTTCCAGTCCGAAGAAACGTTCATGAAGGAGCTGGAATACCCCGCGCGGATCCGGCACTCAGAAGAGCACCATCAATTGATTCTTCAGGTGCGCACCATCCAGTATCTGCAGGCCAAGGGTGAACCCGTGACCGCGGAAGTGACGGAATTTCTCACAGACTGGTTCGACCACCACATCAAGGAGGCCGACATGGACTATGTGAGATACGTCAAGGTGCCATCCCTGAGCCGATGA